A region of Centropristis striata isolate RG_2023a ecotype Rhode Island chromosome 17, C.striata_1.0, whole genome shotgun sequence DNA encodes the following proteins:
- the LOC131989098 gene encoding low affinity immunoglobulin gamma Fc region receptor II-b-like, which produces MFEFIQLNSYTQKSDAVFLRITPNRLQHFQYDTVSFDCVESDASTKLRALKKTEKKCVPECVIKTYAGSSSTIKRVYQSDSGEYWCETGGGERSSRVNITVAAGSVILESPVLPVKEGINVTLSCRKKASSSNLPADFYKDGLLISSSTGEFTIWAVSKSDEGLYKCSSSDGGESAESWLAVRGETLHLVFTIVMVALLLLLVGLLHCGKLTVTQK; this is translated from the exons ATGTTTGAATTCATTCAGCTGAACAGTTATACTCAGAAAAGTG ATGCAGTTTTTCTTCGTATCACTCCGAACAGACTGCAACACTTTCAATATGACACTGTGTCTTTTGACTGTGTTGAGTCTGATGCCTCAACTAAACTGAGAGCGCTCAAGAAAACTGAAAAGAAATGTGTTCCTGAATGTGTCATCAAGACATACGCAGGGTCCTCCAGCACCATTAAGCGAGTCTATCAGTCGGACAGTGGAGAGTACTGGTGtgagactggaggaggagagaggagcagcagagtcAACATCACTGTTGCTG CAGGTTCTGTGATCCTGGAGAGTCCTGTCCTTCCTGTGAAAGAAGGAATCAATgtgactctgagctgcagaaagaAGGCGTCTTCGTCCAACCTCCCAGCTGATTTCTACAAAGATGGCCTCCTCATCAGCAGCTCTACAGGAGAGTTCACCATCTGGGCTGTTTCTAAATCTGATGAAGGACTCTACAAGTGCAGCAGCTCTGATGGTGGAGAGTCAGCAGAGAGCTGGCTGGCTGTCAGAGGTGAGACACTGcactt GGTGTTCACCATAGTGATggtggctctgctgctgctgctggtgggacTGCTTCACTGTGGGAAACTCACAGTTACACAAAAGTAA